A single window of Leptolyngbya ohadii IS1 DNA harbors:
- a CDS encoding DUF4394 domain-containing protein, translating into MVSNNSFNRAQNLRTLQESRVIRETASSNDRVDFFSFRLTRRSSFQGLLRGLSSNVNLALFNSDRTRIAISSNSGRQDESITTTLERGRYFIKTTRQNGETRYRLRLSATPVEAPTAADAKFIGLTSDNRLALFNSDNLTNVTRVAVSGLQSGENLLGIDIRPNDGQIYGLGSTNRLYRIDPATGAAAPIGQPFAVSLSGTSFGFDFNPSVDRIRVVSDTGQNLRLNPDTGAVVDSNLTVPGVQIDGNLNGATTSIAATAYTETFSGPTTVRPTRQLGINTITDQLFEQNPPNSGAQTLIGSLGTNFNTIAGFDIVTPQSGINNGFVLSGSSLYSINLTTGAATLLGEVRELTTPLTFVGIAARP; encoded by the coding sequence ATGGTTTCAAATAACAGCTTTAATCGCGCTCAGAACCTCAGAACCTTGCAGGAAAGCCGCGTCATTCGCGAAACGGCAAGCTCAAACGATAGGGTTGATTTCTTTAGCTTCCGCCTCACGCGCCGCAGCAGTTTTCAGGGTTTGCTGAGAGGACTGAGCAGCAATGTGAATCTGGCATTGTTTAACAGCGATCGCACTCGTATTGCCATCTCAAGCAATTCAGGTCGGCAGGACGAATCGATCACCACAACGCTAGAGCGAGGACGCTATTTTATCAAAACGACTCGCCAAAACGGAGAAACCCGCTATCGACTCCGGCTGTCTGCTACTCCGGTAGAGGCTCCGACTGCGGCAGATGCTAAATTCATCGGATTAACCAGCGACAACCGCCTGGCACTTTTCAACAGCGACAATCTCACCAACGTAACCCGCGTTGCGGTGAGCGGACTGCAATCGGGCGAGAATTTGCTGGGCATCGATATTCGTCCGAATGATGGACAGATTTATGGACTCGGCAGCACTAATCGCCTTTACCGCATTGATCCAGCAACCGGAGCCGCAGCGCCGATCGGTCAACCTTTTGCTGTGTCGCTCAGCGGAACCAGCTTTGGCTTTGACTTTAATCCCAGCGTCGATCGCATTCGCGTGGTGAGCGATACAGGTCAGAATCTGCGCTTAAACCCAGATACCGGAGCCGTTGTCGATTCTAATCTGACAGTCCCTGGCGTTCAGATTGACGGCAATCTCAATGGCGCAACGACTTCGATCGCAGCAACCGCCTACACGGAAACTTTTAGCGGTCCAACGACGGTCAGACCTACGAGACAGCTTGGCATCAACACCATCACCGACCAGCTCTTTGAGCAGAATCCGCCCAATTCCGGCGCACAAACGCTAATCGGCTCTTTGGGCACTAATTTTAATACGATCGCAGGGTTTGATATTGTCACTCCCCAAAGCGGCATTAACAATGGCTTTGTGCTGTCCGGTTCATCGCTATACTCCATCAACTTAACGACCGGAGCTGCGACTCTGCTGGGTGAAGTGCGTGAACTTACCACACCCCTTACCTTTGTTGGAATTGCCGCAAGACCGTAG
- a CDS encoding HdeD family acid-resistance protein, giving the protein MTTNVSTDMNRSSNNGQTWSAILLIALGLLAIIAPRVSTLVAETWISLILISSGATKLFNSFQSRGQEGFIWKLLVSVLYILTGIYLFANPLGGVVTLTLLLGTFLLTEGTFELILALRVRPREGWTSVLGNAIVTLALGAIVWFQWPFNAPWLLGTAVGASIISTGLSRLMLIRNGQATMTSGTNSSPATTIASADTAASSSTNDPATTV; this is encoded by the coding sequence ATGACAACGAACGTTTCAACGGATATGAACCGCAGCTCTAATAACGGTCAGACCTGGAGTGCCATCCTGCTGATCGCGCTGGGCTTGCTTGCCATTATTGCGCCCCGTGTTTCGACGCTGGTGGCAGAAACCTGGATTTCTCTGATTTTAATTTCGTCCGGCGCGACTAAACTCTTTAACTCATTCCAGAGCAGAGGACAGGAAGGCTTCATCTGGAAGCTGCTGGTGAGCGTCCTGTATATTCTTACGGGTATTTACCTGTTTGCAAATCCCCTGGGCGGCGTTGTAACCCTGACCCTGCTGCTGGGCACCTTCTTGCTGACGGAAGGCACGTTTGAGCTGATCCTTGCACTCCGGGTTCGTCCGCGGGAAGGCTGGACTTCTGTCCTGGGTAACGCGATCGTCACTTTGGCTCTGGGCGCGATCGTCTGGTTCCAGTGGCCCTTCAACGCACCCTGGCTGCTGGGAACTGCTGTCGGTGCCAGCATTATTTCCACCGGACTTTCCCGCCTGATGCTGATTCGTAACGGTCAGGCAACCATGACTTCCGGCACCAATTCCTCGCCTGCAACGACGATTGCAAGTGCAGATACCGCCGCTTCTAGCTCCACCAACGATCCGGCTACAACAGTCTAG